In Zingiber officinale cultivar Zhangliang chromosome 1A, Zo_v1.1, whole genome shotgun sequence, a genomic segment contains:
- the LOC122038132 gene encoding protein WRKY1-like: MEGVEEATRAAVENCHRVLSLLTEGQDHPLACKNLMEKTGEAISSFNKVVSMLSKEVGHAKLRRLKNAQQLQFNRSIFLDPTAISRADLSPLLLQFLPRDLSQKPAIDFNSTAKIASLTPSRMLPDKPGVEMETASKSSVQVAFSNYSPAHFHFLHQQHNSQLFQLQQQLKLHNGMFGRNNNSSCTGTVSSSKSFLSSLSMDGSMGGLGFNLIGGSESVNPINWHLHNRRCTSGGDEGSGKCVKTGRCHCSKKRKLRVRRSIKVPAISNKIADIPSDDYSWRKYGQKPIKGSPHPRGYYKCSSLRGCPARKHVERCVEDPTMLIVTYEGEHNHAKLLTQSVHA; the protein is encoded by the exons ATGGAGGGAGTAGAAGAAGCTACTCGGGCAGCCGTGGAGAACTGCCACAGAGTGTTGAGCTTACTCACTGAGGGCCAAGATCATCCCTTGGCTTGCAAAAATCTAATGGAAAAGACAGGGGAGGCCATTTCCAGCTTCAACAAGGTTGTTTCCATGCTTAGTAAAGAGGTGGGTCATGCAAAACTGAGGCGGCTCAAGAATGCCCAACAGCTTCAATTTAATCGTAGCATTTTCTTAGATCCCACAGCAATATCTAGAGCTGACCTTTCTCCACTATTGCTCCAATTCCTTCCAAGAGACCTATCACAAAAACCAGCCATTGACTTTAACTCCACTGCTAAAATTGCTTCACTAACCCCCTCAAGGATGCTTCCTGATAAACCTGGTGTAGAAATGGAGACTGCTTCCAAGAGCAGTGTTCAAGTTGCTTTCAGCAATTATTCACCAGCTCATTTTCATTTCCTCCACCAGCAGCACAACAGCCAGTTGTTTCAGCTTCAGCAACAGCTCAAGCTCCACAATGGAATGTTTGGGAGAAACAACAACTCGAGTTGCACAGGGACTGTGTCATCTTCTAAGTCCTTTTTGTCATCCCTGAGCATGGATGGGAGCATGGGAGGGCTGGGCTTCAATCTGATTGGTGGGTCAGAGTCGGTCAATCCAATCAACTGGCACTTACACAACAGGAGGTGCACTAGTGGAGGTGATGAAGGCAGTGGCAAATGTGTTAAAACAGGCAGGTGTCACTGCTCAAAGAAGAG GAAGTTAAGAGTGAGGAGATCCATTAAGGTTCCCGCAATAAGTAACAAGATTGCAGATATCCCTTCTGATGACTACTCTTGGAGGAAGTATGGGCAGAAACCAATCAAAGGATCTCCTCATCCTAG AGGATACTACAAATGCAGCAGCTTGAGAGGCTGCCCAGCAAGAAAGCATGTAGAGAGGTGTGTTGAAGATCCAACAATGCTGATTGTGACATATGAAGGGGAACATAACCATGCCAAGTTATTAACTCAATCTGTTCATGCATAG